The Calonectris borealis chromosome 13, bCalBor7.hap1.2, whole genome shotgun sequence genome contains a region encoding:
- the LOC142087507 gene encoding glycine receptor subunit alpha-4 gives MPPSDFLDKLMGRTSGYDARIRPNFKGPPVNVTCNIFINSFGSVTETTMDYRVNVFLRQQWNDPRLAYREYPDDSLDLDPSMLDSIWKPDLFFANEKGANFHEVTTDNKLLRIFKNGNVLYSIRLTLILSCPMDLKNFPMDIQTCHMQLESFGYTMNDLIFEWLEEQEAVQVAEGLTLPQFILRDKKDLGYCTKYYNTGKFTCIEVKFHLERQMGYYLIQMYIPSLLIVILSWVSFWINMDAAPARVGLGITTVLTMTTQSAGSRASLPKVSYVKAIDIWMAVCLLFVFAALLEYAAVNFVSRQHKEFMRLRRRQRRQRMEEELVCESRFYLRGYGLGHCLQPQVGAGEGPDIYSPPPASMLLREGESLCRHYIDRAKRIDTISRAVFPFTFLVFNIFYWVIYKVLRSEDIHSVP, from the exons ATGCCACCCTCTGATTTCCTGGACAAGCTTATGGGACGAACATCAGGGTATGATGCCCGGATTCGACCCAACTTCAAAG GTCCACCTGTCAACGTGACGTGCAACATCTTCATCAACAGTTTCGGCTCTGTCACCGAGACCACCATG GACTACCGGGTGAACGTCTTCCTGCGGCAGCAGTGGAATGACCCCCGCCTGGCTTACCGTGAGTACCCCGATGACTCCCTTGACCTCGACCCCTCCATGCTTGACTCCATCTGGAAGCCAGACTTATTCTTCGCCAACGAGAAAGGGGCCAATTTCCACGAGGTCACCACTGACAACAAGCTGCTGCGCATCTTCAAGAATGGCAACGTGCTCTACAGCATTAG GCTGACGCTGATCCTGTCCTGCCCCATGGACCTCAAGAACTTCCCCATGGACATCCAGACGTGCCACATGCAGCTGGAGAGCT TTGGCTACACCATGAACGATCTCATCTTCGAgtggctggaggagcaggaggccgTGCAGGTGGCAGAGGGCTTGACACTCCCACAGTTCATCCTCAGGGATAAGAAGGACCTGGGCTATTGCACCAAGTACTACAACACAG GCAAGTTCACCTGCATCGAGGTGAAGTTCCACCTGGAGAGGCAGATGGGTTACTATCTGATCCAGATGTACATCCCCAGCCTGCTCATTGTCATCCTCTCCTGGGTCTCCTTCTGGATCAATATGGACGCAGCGCCGGCCCGGGTGGGCTTGGGCATCACCACTGTGCTCACCATGACCACGCAGAGCGCTGGCTCCCGTGCCTCCCTGCCCAAG GTCTCCTACGTGAAGGCCATCGACATCTGGATGGCTGTGTGCCTGCTCTTTGTCTTTGCCGCCTTGTTGGAGTACGCAGCCGTCAACTTCGTCTCCCGCCAGCACAAGGAGTTCATGCGCCTGCGCCGGCGCCAGAGGCGGCAGAGGATG GAGGAAGAGCTCGTCTGCGAGAGCCGCTTCTACTTGCGAGGCTATGGGCTGGGCCACTGCCTGCAGCCGCAGgtcggggctggggagggccccGACATCTACAGCCCACCCCCAGCCAGCATGCTGCTGCGGGAAGGGGAGAGTCTCTGCAGGCACTACATCGACCGGGCCAAACGCATTGACACCATCTCCCGAGCCGTCTTCCCCTTCACCTTCCTGGTCTTCAATATCTTCTACTGGGTCATCTACAAAGTGCTGCGCTCGGAGGACATCCACTCGGTGCCCTGA
- the PLP1 gene encoding myelin proteolipid protein isoform X1 has translation MGLLECCARCLIGAPFASLVATGLCFFGVALFCGCGHEALTGTEQLIETYFSKNYQDYEYLIDVIHAFQYVIYGTASFFFLYGALLLAEGFYTTGAVRQIFGDYKTTICGKGLSATVTGGPKGRGARGPQRAHSLQRVCQCLGKWLGHPDKFVGITYVLTIIWLLVFACSAVPVYIYFNTWTTCQSIANPSKTSASIGTLCADARMYGVLPWNAFPGKVCGSNLLSICKTSEFQMTFHLFIAAFVGAAATLVALLTFMIAATYNFAVLKLMGRGTKF, from the exons ATGG GTTTGCTCGAGTGCTGTGCCAGATGTCTCATTGGGGCACCCTTTGCTTCACTGGTTGCCACTGGCTTGTGCTTCTTTGGGGTAGCGCTGTTTTGTGGCTGTGGGCATGAAGCCCTCACAGGCACCGAGCAGCTCATTGAGACCTACTTCTCCAAAAACTACCAGGACTATGAGTATCTCATCGACGT CATCCATGCTTTTCAGTACGTCATCTATGGCACggcctccttcttcttcctctatggagccctgctgctggctgaaGGCTTCTACACCACCGGTGCCGTCCGGCAAATCTTCGGGGACTACAAGACCACCATCTGTGGCAAGGGCCTCAGCGCAACGGTAACTGGGGGCCCGAAAGGGAGGGGAGCGCGAGGCCCCCAGCGAGCTCACTCGTTGCAGCGGGTGTGTCAGTGTTTGGGAAAGTGGCTAGGACATCCTGACAAG TTTGTGGGCATTACCTACGTCCTGACCATCATCTGGCTCCTGGTCTTTGCCTGCTCCGCGGTGCCTGTCTACATCTACTTTAACACTTGGACCACCTGCCAGTCCATTGCCAACCCCAGCAAGACCTCGGCCAGCATCGGCACCCTGTGTGCAGATGCCAGGATGTACG GTGTCCTGCCCTGGAACGCTTTCCCCGGCAAGGTGTGCGGCTCCAACCTGCTCTCCATCTGCAAGACCAGCGAG TTCCAGATGACTTTCCACCTCTTCATCGCAGCCTTTGTGGGGGCGGCTGCCACACTGGTCGCACTG CTCACCTTCATGATCGCTGCCAC
- the PLP1 gene encoding myelin proteolipid protein isoform X2, whose translation MGLLECCARCLIGAPFASLVATGLCFFGVALFCGCGHEALTGTEQLIETYFSKNYQDYEYLIDVIHAFQYVIYGTASFFFLYGALLLAEGFYTTGAVRQIFGDYKTTICGKGLSATFVGITYVLTIIWLLVFACSAVPVYIYFNTWTTCQSIANPSKTSASIGTLCADARMYGVLPWNAFPGKVCGSNLLSICKTSEFQMTFHLFIAAFVGAAATLVALLTFMIAATYNFAVLKLMGRGTKF comes from the exons ATGG GTTTGCTCGAGTGCTGTGCCAGATGTCTCATTGGGGCACCCTTTGCTTCACTGGTTGCCACTGGCTTGTGCTTCTTTGGGGTAGCGCTGTTTTGTGGCTGTGGGCATGAAGCCCTCACAGGCACCGAGCAGCTCATTGAGACCTACTTCTCCAAAAACTACCAGGACTATGAGTATCTCATCGACGT CATCCATGCTTTTCAGTACGTCATCTATGGCACggcctccttcttcttcctctatggagccctgctgctggctgaaGGCTTCTACACCACCGGTGCCGTCCGGCAAATCTTCGGGGACTACAAGACCACCATCTGTGGCAAGGGCCTCAGCGCAACG TTTGTGGGCATTACCTACGTCCTGACCATCATCTGGCTCCTGGTCTTTGCCTGCTCCGCGGTGCCTGTCTACATCTACTTTAACACTTGGACCACCTGCCAGTCCATTGCCAACCCCAGCAAGACCTCGGCCAGCATCGGCACCCTGTGTGCAGATGCCAGGATGTACG GTGTCCTGCCCTGGAACGCTTTCCCCGGCAAGGTGTGCGGCTCCAACCTGCTCTCCATCTGCAAGACCAGCGAG TTCCAGATGACTTTCCACCTCTTCATCGCAGCCTTTGTGGGGGCGGCTGCCACACTGGTCGCACTG CTCACCTTCATGATCGCTGCCAC